The genomic DNA AAAATGACCTTGTTTAATTTCAATTAGGTTGGTTATTTTTAGTGATCTTTTGTCTGTGTGCATATGTTtgtaaacaattacattttccaCTTACCTTTGTGTTCTGCATTAAAACAATCTACTCGGACACTGATACAGGTGTATTATTCTTTCCCTAGTTGCTAATGACAATGCTCCTGAGTATGCTCTCAGACCTGGGTTCCTCTCCACCTTTGCATTGGCAACAGACCAAGGCAGTAAGCTTGGTCTCTCTAAAAACAAGAGTATCATCTGCTACTACAACACGTACCAGGTATTGACATCACCAAGCTTTACATACCACATCGTGGACAGTGAGCTTTAATATTGGCGTGTAACTTTTTACTTAAAATTTCCTTCCCTCTTAGATTGTACAGTTCAATCGATTGCCCTTGGTCATCAGCTTCATAGCAAGCAGCAGTGCAAACACAGGTAT from Acipenser ruthenus chromosome 2, fAciRut3.2 maternal haplotype, whole genome shotgun sequence includes the following:
- the LOC117408786 gene encoding ragulator complex protein LAMTOR3-like, which encodes MAVADDLKRYLYKQLPSVEGLHAIVVSDRDGVPVIKVANDNAPEYALRPGFLSTFALATDQGSKLGLSKNKSIICYYNTYQIVQFNRLPLVISFIASSSANTGLIINLEKDLVLLFEELRQVVEV